ATGCCCCTGGACACCACGGAGGAGCAGCAAGCCACTGCCTCCATCATGCCCCCAGAATCCACCTACCTACCACCCATCGAAGAAAACCATTTTAGTTCGGGAATGCCAGAACAAAACAACATAGACTGGGATAACCCTCCTTCCCGAAACCCGGACACCGCCATTCCTCCCAGCCTGATGGGCAACCCCGCAGAGCACTCTGTCACCTGGTCCGTGGGCTCGGAGCTTCTGATGAAATCTCCCCAGAGGTTTTCCGAGTCTCCTAAACCCCCGCTCTGTTCCCTAGAGCCGATTCATCCTGCGCCAGTAGCTTTCATTCCCACAGAGACTTCCTACCCTGTTTCTCCCATCTCTTACCCTCTGTCAGTGTCTGAACCGAGGCTGGAGGAAGTCAAGGAGGATGCTGAGGAAGCAGTTCCAGGAGAAATTGCAAATGCTGAAGAGCAAGCTCCGTACATGTCCCCTACTAGGTTAGACACCTTCTTCAACAACTGCAAGCCTCTTCCAGAAGAAGCACCAGAGATCCCTCCAGAGCCCCCTTGTGTGCCAGCAGAACCTCAGGCTGAGGTCGTCACCGCTCCAGAAAACAACTACTTGGAAAACAACAACCCAGCACCTGCGAATGCGGAGGAGGCGGTGACGTGGCCTGACCCCTTCACCAACACCGAGGATGACTTGGACCTTGGCCCATTCTCGCTTCCAGAGCTGCCACTCCAGCCTAAGGACGTTGCAGAGACGGAGATGACCGAGGCGGAGGCGGTGGAGGAAAGCCCAGCAGCGGCTTCAGAACCGAGCGCTGGGATCATCAAAGCCGGCGCGTCTGTGATAGCGTCCAGTGAGCCGGAAGAGCCTCCGGCCAGCCAGGCAGCGGCCACCCTGCCCACGGACACGGAGCCaccagcagaggagcagaaagcaGAAGCGGCTGCACAAGAAGCCGCCTCGGAAGCGCTGAGCACAGCtgaggagaaggcagcagaggACTCGGAAGCGCAGGTTTTCCAGCAGACCCCATCTGAGTCCACGCAGGCAGAGAGCAAAGAGGTGGAGGCCGTGCAGGAGGAGCTGTCGTCGGCCGGTGGGGTGGCAgagggcagctcccagccctgtcccgtGCCTGTGGCGGGCTCTGAGGGCAGCGTTCCGCAGGACGGTGCTGCGGCCCGTGGCGGGAGCCAGGCCCCACCATCCCAGACGGACGCACCTCCTGGCAATGCTCAAGCAGAAATTGTTGAACCAGTACAAAAACCAGTAGCAGAAGCTcccaaaccacccaaaataGAAGAGATTCCTCAGCGGATTACCAGGAACCGGGCTCAGATGCTCGCCAACCAAAACAAGCAGAACGCCGCCGCATCCGAGAAGGAATTTCCTCCCGTCTCTGCGCCCGTCACGCGTGCCAAAGGCCGCATCACGGAGGAGGACGATTCCCAGGCTCAGCACCCGCGGAAGCGCCGCTTCCAGCGCTCcaaccagcagctgcagcagcagatcaACACGTCCACCCAGCAGACGAGGGAGATGATCCAGCAGACACTGGCAGCTATCGTCGATGCGATCAAACTGGACGACATCGAACCTTACCACAGCGACAGGTCCAACCCCTACTTCGAGTACCTCCAGATCAGGAAGAAGATTGAGGAGAAGCGGAAAATCCTGTGCTATATAACTCCCCAAGCTCCGCAGTGCTACGCTGAATATGTCACCTACACAGGCTCCTACCTGTTGGATGGCAAACCCCTAAGCAAGCTCCATATTCCAGTGGTGAGTCACCTTCTCTCTTTAGCCTCAGGAACTGTCCCTCCCTCACTGTTACAGACACATCCACGTTGTCCCCCATGCCCTGTGACCACCTTGCAATGCCAGCGTGCCCTGACCTGCCTTTAGAATATGACACCAAACCTGAGCCTGGGTAAGAGCCTGGCTGTGTGGTAAATGCAGCCCCTGAGATGCTGCATTTTTGcagagaggaccttgggctctgctgagggacctgAGGTTTGGTCAGGCTTTAGAGCGAAGTTTCTAAGAATCCAGTGGATTTGAGGCTGGCAGGTAAAGCTGCTCTTGCAGCAGTGTAGTAACAGGATAATGAACCTAGAACATGGGAAAAAGATGGCTCTTAACTCCTGCCATCattttccccagctctgctctttgACTTGGCACTGGGATCAGCATttcactgctgtgctgcaggagcagcctcaCTAATACAAGTGCAACAGTAAATGCAGTGCTGCAGGTGGCAAATCTGGGATCCAGCTTGGAGGAGAAGGGTCAATGTGACCAGGCACCATTCCTTGCTGCacaccctgccctgcagcacgaGGGCAGGTCAGGCTCTGGTTGtgcaggctgagctctgctcccagcactgggcACCTCTTGCCAAGTTCTCACCCTCTCTGAGGTCTGGGCATTGGCAGGGCCTTGTCCTTGGCAGAGCTTCTCCGCGGTCTCCATAGGCACCCCGTGGGATGTCCCTGCTCCCTCTGTGGCCTACACACATTTTGGGGGGCAGGCAGCCCCCAGGCCGTGCCCCACGGAGATCCTGCTCTcagcctgtgcctgtgcccGCAGATCGCGCCGCCGCCGTCGCTCGCGGAGCCGCTCAAGGAGCTCTTCAAGCAGCAGGAGGCCGTGCGGGGGAAGCTGCGGCTGCAGCACAGCATAGAGCGGGTAAGGGGACACTCCAGCTGGGCAGCAGGCCCCGAATTTCCTCTGCTGTCGAGGCTGAGGCTGCCATGCTCActgctctgctcttcctcaggagAAGCTCATCGTCTCCTGCGAGCAGGAGATCCTGAGGGTGCACTGCCGGGCAGCGAGGACCATTGCCAACCAGGCTGTGCCCTTCAGTGCCTGCACCATGCTGCTGGACTCTGAGGTGTACAACATGCCTCTGGAAAATCAGGTCAGTGCCTGGCTCAGTGCTGAGGAGGTGTCTCAGGGACTGTGCAGGACCCTGAGGGAGATGGGCTTTTccggagggatggagggaaggatggaggcaggagtTACTAAGGCTCTCCTTGCTCAGGTCACCCACCACAGCCCACATGGCAGGATGTCACCTTCCCCAGAGGGCAGGgtcagatgggatattgggaaggaattctcccctgtgagggtgggcaggccctgacacagggtgcccagagaagctgtggctgcccctggatccctggcagtgtccgaGGCcagatttaaggtcccttccaatccaaaccattctgtgactggGAACATCATTTGCCTCATCTGCCTCAGTTCCCACATGTGTGCTGGAGAAGAAAATAGAcccaggaatgtgggatacaGGGAGTTCATGTCTGTTAGCAGCAGAAATGGTTCAGCTTAGTGAGTGAGTCTTGGGACCCTCCGTCCTTCTTGGTCAGGATCATCTGCACACTGGGAAAGGTTTCCTTTACTACACTCTGGGGTGTCTTTTCCTgtggaaggaagggaagagaatCATTACACTGCTGCATTGCAGGAGGGatcctgggcagggacaggatcCTGGGATTTATTAGCGAGCTGCATATTGATCCAGGAGCTCTGATTTATCCATCGGCGTTTCCCAGCcaagggtctgtgctgctgcgATCTTGGCGTGAGTGAAAGGAGTCAGAGAGGTGCAGGTGCTGTGATGGGCTGACATGGACAGATTCCCTGCAAAGCAAGGAGAAACAGGGACTGTGTGCACAGGGGTGCCATCCCCATGTGAGGCTGAATCCCTGgaaagggctgcaggagcagctggcagcagtgTGCTGCATCCGCCCTTCCTGCAGGCACCGTGGTTCTGAGGAGTGTGTGCCCCAGGAGGGGCTTGAATATGGCCTGTGAGACCTGTAACTGCTTAAAGTCCAAAACTAATCCCCTGTGTCCCACCCTTTGCTGTCCCATCCTTAGGGAGACGAAAACAAATCGGTCAGAGACCGTTTCAACGCGCGACAGTTCATTTCCTGGCTGCAGGACGTGGATGACAAGTATGACCGGATGAAGGTGAGAGCTGTGGGAGCCCCGTGCTCCAGGCAGGGGCATTCCAGGAGAGTTCTGCCTGTGGCTGGAGCCTGGGAGCTGCCGTAGTGGTTTCCAGCATGGAGTCGGTGTCCCAAGATTGTCAGGGCAGTGTTGCATGGGAGCGGATGCTCTGGAGTGCTGACAAGCCTTGCAAACACAAACTTTGGGGTTTGCCTTGgctcctgctggagctgggctcaGCAGAGATTCCAAATCCAGGTGTCCTGTGCATCCCTTGCTGCACATCCCTTGTGCCCACAGTGGCTGCATGTCCCCTCCCTTTGCCTGCCACTCAGCCCTCATGTCCCGCCGTTGTTTCCCTATGCAGACATGCCTGCTCATGCGACAGCAACACGAAGCAGCTGCCCTGAACGCGGTGCAGAGGATGGAGTGGCAGCTGAAGGTGCAGGAGCTGGACCCCGCGGGGCACAAATCCCTCTGCGTGAACGAGGTGCCCTCGTTCTATGTGCCAATGGTCGACGTGAACGATGACTTTGTGCTCTTGCCGGCATGACAGTTCCAGCCCAGGAGACATCACTGAACACTGGCAAGGACGGGAGCACTCCGAGGTCGGGCGGTCGAGCTCACATTCACCCTTAACCGCTTGCTGATGAATCCCTggtcagaggaggaggaagcagctatcggcagaaaacaaaacaataagaaaaataattgcactTTCTTCACGACGTGTCCCTCGCTTCCGGACTGACGCGGCTCCGCAGGGCAGCGGGCCGGGCGCAGCTCCTTCCCACCGGCGCCCGCGGCGGGGAGGCTCCGGGCAGCGCGGGCAGCGGGCGCTCAGCGGCCCCGGGACTGGCCGAGGCGCGGAGGGAGGAGGCCAAGGACACCGTGTGTGTGTTGCAgaagctgctgagcagggccagCAACCACGTGAACCATGTACTTGTGAACACCGTGATTTCCAGCTCTCTGTTTTCCACCGGGCGCGGATCTCCTCTCGGAGAAGCTGCAGTAGGAAAccatggggggtggggggggtgttTGAGTTTCTCGTTCCATCATGGGtatgtctaaaaaaaaaaaaacaaaaaactactacaaaaaaaaaatcacaaaaaaaaaccaattagaAACAAAAGGACAGTGTCCAAGCTGGGCAGCGGCAGCTCCGGAGCGGGGACAGCTCCGGGATGTGCCGGCGGCCCCGCAGCAGCCGCTGCCACCGCTGGGGACGGGCAGAGGAGCCGCCGGGGCGGCACGGCCGGGGAGACGGCGACGCAGAGAAAGGACTTTGCCAACTGTGTTTTTAATGGAGTAAAATCCACGtggtttatatattttttcctttaatcttGGGCATTTCGTTTCTCTTTCTGAGAACATAACTTGAAAACACTACAGAGCCAATACTCATATAAAGAAAAATTGTATCCCATAAATGCTGTACAGTTTTTATATACATTAACAATGTACTTTTGCTGCCTTCTAGATAATTTATTTTGCAACACATTACTGCACAGTTGTAAATAACTTATGTACTGTAACATCACTTTCAGTTATgtgtaaagaaataaataaattaattaaaattatcttTGTATTTATAGTTCACCCTGGGCAGCAGTTTTCCTGTCAAGGAAAaagttgcccagagcagctgcccttggcaggggatggaacaagatgagctttaaggtcccttccaatgcaaactattccatgattttaaacatcattcttctttttctgtgcctttttgtGTGCAGTGGGGTTGGAACCTGCCAGGTGTGACGGTGGTTGTGGTGGGGTGGgtcatgaggagagcagacccCCCTGTGCTGGTGGATTTGCCACCCCTGGAGTGACTGACCCAGAGATGCTCCTTTGGGGCTGCAGAGTCTGGACAAGGATGGATGGATCCAGGCAAACTCGGTCCTCACTCACCAGCTCAGGGATGCAGCTGGAGGCAGATCCCAGTGCCTTTCCAAGATCTCTGtgccttccttcctcctgctgcccggCCTTTCCTGATGGCTGCAGCTGCCAACCCCAGGCAGGAGTGAGAGGTGACCCCCATGGACCCCACTGCCAGCTCGGTTCTCCACCTTCCTCTCTTGGGTTttcccagtgctggtgctggCCAAGtgtctcagctgctgctttgggaaGCAAAGATGTTCCAAATGCCATTTGTTCCTCTGCTGGCATGTCCTGGCTGGGGGGACCAGAGGGGATCCCTGGATTCAGCTCCCAGACCCAGCTCCCCCCTCGCTGCTGCCGGCTTTGCAGCCTCTTGAGGAATTTTCCACAGTCGGGGCAGTGGGaccctggaggctttcgctgcaaTGCATCGCAGCAGCCTCGGGGCCAGGGGGGTCCCACCTTCCCCTGCCCGACCCTCAGCTCCTGCCTTGGCACCTCTGGCACCAGGACCAGGGCTCACACAGCCACAGCAGGACGGGCAGGGCCATGTCCCAGCTACAGCCAGAGGGATTTTCCCCCCTGGGTTGTGGGATGAGTGTGGTGGGGCACTGGAGCGAGTGCTGGGACCAGGGGCTGCTTCAGTGTCAGGGGCTTCAAGAAAGCAGCCACAGGTAACACTTTAATTAATGTCCATCCCTGCTCTTTGTTAAAGAGCCATAAATTCACCTCTATAGTCACACACAGGCCTTCTATGAGCGTCTAAAGCTGGAAAGTCCCACAGGCTCATCTGACCACGGTGCTGGTGACCTTGGGAGTCTCCAGGGTCAGTTTTCCTCCCACTGCTGTAACTCCCAGACGTGTGTGTGGGTGTGGATCCCTTGGAGGGAGGCAAAAAAAAtgtagatgggatttttttttagtgtgatTTTTCAATGTTGAGTTTGCAGGTGTGATTTTTCAGTGTGATTTTCAATGTGAGTTTGCAGATGGAATTTTTCCACCATTGCAGGTCTGAAGCTGAGCACCCGAGTGATGCTGCTGCCCCCAGAAATGACGTTTGTGAGTAAACTTTAAAAGGAAGAGGGAAATAAATCCTATTTGCAGCTCGACTGCTCTGTTGCCTCTTCCCACGGGCTCACATGGTGCTGGGTGCCAACACGTTCCCTTCCTGCAAGGGGGGGGAGTCACAGATGCCACTGGCCccctttggggtttggggggaccTGGGTGCATTTGTGGGTGTGCACAGATGGGTCCTGGCACCCCCGGCTGCACCCCAGGACCCCTGAcaccagctggggcagggggtcCCCCAGCCCTGAGAGGGTGCCTTGGTCTGGAGCACCATGGAgaaggggggctgagctgggctgggggcggtgagccggggctgggggacaagcagggctgggggagggcaaactggggctgagctggggtgAATGGGGCTTGGAGAACCAAACTGGGGGCCTTGGGAGGGGGGAAACaccaggctgggggtgcagcGGGCTGGGCCCAGTGTTGCAGGGAGCGAACCAGGACTGAGGGGGGCGAACCGGGCCGGGGATCTGAGCCGGGGCTGGGGTTTGTGAGCCGGGCTGGGGAGACAAACCGGGCTTGGGGGGCGATCAGACCGGGACTGAGCCTCGTGTTGCGGGGAGCAAACCGGGACTTGGCGGGTCCGaaccggggctggggggtccGAACCGGGGCTGGGGGGTTCTCAACCGGAGCTGGGGGGTCCGaaccggggctggggggtcaGATCCGGAGGGAGCCGTCGGGGCGGTGCCGCGGGGCGGGTCCGGCCGGTGCCGCCCCACCTGCCCGCGCCGAGCCCGAGCCCGAGCCCGAGCGCGGTGGCGGTGGCGGTGGCCGTGTCGGTGGCCGTGGCCGTGGCGGTGGCCGCGGCGATGGCGCTCGGGGGGTcgcggccgcggggccggcgggcggcgggggggtGGGCGCCGTGCGCGGCGCTGGCGCTGGGGTGGGCGCTGGGGTGGGCGCTGGGCGCGGAGCCCCCGCACCGCTGCCGCCCCGACaccgcgctgctgccgccgccgctccgccgccTCGGGGGCCCCGCGCTGCTCCGCGCCGCCGTCCCGCGCCTCCGCGGCGGCTGGAGCCCCTGCCAGCTGTACCGCtacccccccggagccccccgccCCAACGGCACCGGGCCCTGCACCCGCGGCTGGCACTACGCGCTGCCCGCCGCCGGCCTCCGCGCCAACCTCGTCACACAGGTGGGGCACGGGGGTGGCGGCTCttaggggggtcccggggttgGGGAGAGTGGGGGACCCTCGGGCCTGGGGCAGTCTGCGGTGctggagggggctgaggggtcCCGTGGGTAAAGGAGGGGTTAAGGGAGGGGCCTGGGAAAGCCGTGGGGGGGGACAGCTGCGAACAGactggggggtcccagcccccagAGCGAGCTGGGGGCTCCAGTAAGGATCCCACGGGAAAGCCCTGGGTGTGCAGGGGGGAGTAGGGTGGACGACCCCAcggaggggggtttggggctggctGGGGGAGCCCTGGGGAAGGGGTCGGCTGGAGGGTGTCCAGGGCTCTTGGAATCACCAGTACTGTCCCCTCACATCTGTCCCCACATTTCTGTTGGTGGGGTGGGAGCTGTCCAGAAGCCGCCCAGCCccatccatcccagccctgtgggCAGCGGCAGGGGGTCTGCCAAGGTCCCCAAGCTGACACCTCCCTGCAGTGGGACCTGGTGTGTGCCTCGCGCTGGAAGGTGCCACTGGAGCAGACCACGCACCTGCTGGGCTGGACACTGGGCAGTGTCACTGCCGGCCTGGCCTGTGACAGGTAAAGGGggttcccgggcagcccccatGGACAGGGGGCACCGTGCCCAGCCCCTCTCACAGCCCGTCCCTGGCAGGTTCGGCCGCCGTCCCACcttcctgctgtccctggcGCTGGCCGTGCCCGTGGGCCTCGGCGTGGCCCTGGCTGTGGACTTCCTCATGGTCCTGGTGGCACGGCTGCTCTTCGGGGCCGCGCTGGCAGGAGCCTTCCTCGCCCTCTACGTGGCACGTGAGTGTGATGGGGGCGGCCATAGGGGTGCGGGGACCGGGGGTGCTCCAggatgcactgggagcaggatgctgcaggCTGTGGGATGTCCCAGGATACAGGATGCTCCAGGGTGTAGGATGGAAGCCCTGTGGGCTTGGCACCCACGGTGGCCCCCTCACtccctgccagggctggagctgtgtgacCCCCCGCACCGGCTGGGGGTGACAATGGTGGCCGGATTCTTCTGGATCGccggggagctgctgctgccgggaCTGGCTCTGCTGTGCCGGGACTGGCGGGTGCTGCAGGGCGCTGTCACCATGatcctggctctgctggctgcctgctgGTGGTAAGGACCCCCCGGGCAGGGGGCTACGTGGGGCTAGGCTGTGCCCCGGGGCTGGTGCCAAGCTGTTCCCAGCCCGGCACACCCTGCCCAGGGCCGCGGCGGGGATCAAAGGCCACGCGGGGCTCTCCAGAGGAGTGGAACCCCCCCACCCTGGGCAAATGTTTGCTCAGGTTTGAAGCTGAGGGTTTCTGGGCAGCGTTGCTTTGAAGCCGGGTGGGAAGGTCAGTGCTGGAGGGTGGCCAGGCCCATGGGGTGCCCCGTGACCAGACACTCGTGCCCCAGGTGCCCGGCACTGCTGCTGGAGTCACCGCGCTGGCTGCTGGCCACACGGCAACTGGAAAGGGCCAGGAAGACCCTGCAGGCACTGGCCGAGGACAATTGCCCCCAGGAAAGCCTCCTCGCGGGTGCGTGGGGGACTCCGAGGGCGATCAGCCCCATCCCCAAAGCCgtggttgtgtgtgtgtgtgggggggtgaCAGAGCCGGCTCTATCCCGGGTTCCCGTCTCCCGGCAGAGCTGGAGGCCGTGTCCGAggggcccccccagccccggtacCACTCTGTCTGCGAGATCTGCGGCACCAGGGTCATCTGGAAGAACGGCGCCATCCTCGGCTTCGCGGCGTGAGTGGCGGGGGGGTCGGCGGGGTGGGCATGGGGCGGCCCCACTCGCGGCCCCCTGACCCCGCCGTCCCGTAGGTTCATCGGCTCCGGCATCCGCCACTGCTTCACCCGCAACCTGGTCCCCCACCTGCCCCACTTCTTCTCCTCCCACCTGGTGCTTGTGAGCACCGAGGCGGCCGCTTGCCTCTTCGTGTGTCTGACGGCCGAGCGCTTCGGGCGCCGCGCCATCCTCCTGCTCTGCACCGTCCTCACCGGcatctcctccctgctgctgctggccctcaCCCAGTGTAAGACCCTCGCGGGACCCCCGAGGACGCAGCCCCAGCCAGGGGGAAAAGAGGTGGGTGCAGAATTTGCCCCCTGATGTGCTTCGCCTCCCCCCCCCAGACCTGCTGGAGCTCATTGTCCTGACGCTGTCCGTGGTGGGCACGGCCGCCTCCCACGCTGTCACCATGCTCAGCATCTTCTTTGCCAGCGAGGTTCTGCCCACCGTGGTCAGGTAACGGGGAGCTGCCTCCCTCTTGTGCTACCCCGGAGCGGGAGGCACCGGGCAGGGCCCCCTCTGAGCGTCTTCCTCCCGCAGGGGCGCCGGGCTGGGCCTGGTCGTGGGGGCCAATTTCGTGGGCAAGGCCGCGGCGCCCATCACCGCCATCCCCAACAGCCGCGGCTTCTTCCTGCACCACGTCGTGTTCGCCTCCTTCGCCATCCTGGCCGTGCTCAGCATCATGTTACTGCCCGAGAGCCGGGGCCGCAGCCTGCCCCAGTCCCtgcaggacggcgagagccagCGCCGCCCACCCCTGTTCCGCCGGCCCCCCCGCGAGGACCACCTGCCCCTGCTGGCCCCCCACGCCATCCCCCACGACTATTCCCGGCTGGCCGCCTCCACCAAGAGGATGCTGCGctccccggagcccccccgcgAGATGTAgccgtgccccccccccccgctccctggggtctccctgctgctgggggGGCTGAGCACGGTGTGGGACCCCCGTGCAGGGATGTAATGGGAACAGCAGGACACGCGtggtggaggggctgggggagcagcgcTTCCCCCGCGGTGGGGCCGGATCCTGCCCCAGGAGCAGCggtgctgggagccctggggcgGGGGTGACGCCCCCCGGGGGTGCTGCCGGCTCCCAATAAAAGTGCCTTGTTTCTACGGGTCGCTGGTGTGGGGAGGGTCACACGCCCCTGCCACCAACCC
This region of Aphelocoma coerulescens isolate FSJ_1873_10779 chromosome 11, UR_Acoe_1.0, whole genome shotgun sequence genomic DNA includes:
- the SLC22A31 gene encoding putative solute carrier family 22 member 31 produces the protein MALGGSRPRGRRAAGGWAPCAALALGWALGWALGAEPPHRCRPDTALLPPPLRRLGGPALLRAAVPRLRGGWSPCQLYRYPPGAPRPNGTGPCTRGWHYALPAAGLRANLVTQWDLVCASRWKVPLEQTTHLLGWTLGSVTAGLACDRFGRRPTFLLSLALAVPVGLGVALAVDFLMVLVARLLFGAALAGAFLALYVARLELCDPPHRLGVTMVAGFFWIAGELLLPGLALLCRDWRVLQGAVTMILALLAACWWCPALLLESPRWLLATRQLERARKTLQALAEDNCPQESLLAELEAVSEGPPQPRYHSVCEICGTRVIWKNGAILGFAAFIGSGIRHCFTRNLVPHLPHFFSSHLVLVSTEAAACLFVCLTAERFGRRAILLLCTVLTGISSLLLLALTQYLLELIVLTLSVVGTAASHAVTMLSIFFASEVLPTVVRGAGLGLVVGANFVGKAAAPITAIPNSRGFFLHHVVFASFAILAVLSIMLLPESRGRSLPQSLQDGESQRRPPLFRRPPREDHLPLLAPHAIPHDYSRLAASTKRMLRSPEPPREM